In Primulina eburnea isolate SZY01 chromosome 3, ASM2296580v1, whole genome shotgun sequence, one DNA window encodes the following:
- the LOC140827369 gene encoding uncharacterized protein yields MAHFSKVPMFSKEDFDDWKIRMHAHLAAQDDDMWYVMTDGPLKILKPNPAIAIAEGAPQMLEKPRYEWTSEDKKKSNLDNVAKDVLYKTLDKNTFSKIKMCHTAKEIWEKLIQICEGNEETKENKLLVNELSALGKDFGNREIALKVMRGIPREWYVKTMAMRASKDLNKLELHD; encoded by the exons ATGGCTCATTTCAGCAAAGTTCCaatgttctcaaaagaagatttcgatgattggaaaatcagaatgcacgCTCATCTTGCGgctcaagatgatgacatgtggtatgtcatgaCTGATGGTCCATTAAAGATCTTAAAGCCAAATCCAGCTATTGCTATCGCCGAAGGTGCACCTCAGATGCTTGAAAAACCAAGATATGAATGGACAAGTGAGGACAAGAAGAAATCCAATCTTGACAACGTTGCGAAGGACGTTTTATACAAGACACTCGACAAAAAtaccttcagcaaaatcaagatgtgccatACTGCCAAGGAAATCTGGGAAAAATTAATTCAGATTTGTGAAGGAAAcgaagaaacaaaggaaaacaaact CCTCGTCAATGAACTCTCAGCTCTTGGGAAAGACTTTGGCAATAGAGAAATTGCATTAAAGGTAATGAGAGGCATACCCAGAGAATGGTACGTCAAAACAATGGCAATGAGAGCTTCCAAGGATCTCAACAAGTTAGAACTACACGACTAG
- the LOC140827606 gene encoding glucose-6-phosphate isomerase 1, chloroplastic: MASSVSGFSLKLSHKKPTFSSSKSSFQNPSVVRCPVADRTSRFRPQQVAREIPPTTLSNSLGNDVVLSPKSEIQEKPRLEKKPRELWKRYVDWLYQHKELGLYLDVSRVGFTDEFFREIEPRLQKAFKDMEELEKGSIANPDEGRMVGHYWLRNSKLAPKVFLAQQIEKTLDKIYDFAEKVISGKIRPPQKGNFTQILSIGIGGSALGPQFVAEALAPDNPPLKIRFIDNTDPAGIDHQIAQLGSELVSTLVIVVSKSGGTPETRNGLLEVQKAFRESGLDFAKQGVAITQENSLLDNTARIEGWLARFPMFDWVGGRTSEMSAVGLLAAALQGIDIKEMLAGAALMDEANRTSLVRNNPAALLALCWYWATDGVGSKDMVVLPYKDSLLLFSRYLQQLVMESLGKEFDLDGNRVNQGITVYGNKGSTDQHAYIQQLRDGVHNFFVTFIEVLRDRPPGHDWELEPGVTCGDYLFGFLQGTRSALYSNDRESITVTVQEVTPRSVGALVALYERAVGIYASLVNINAYHQPGVEAGKKAAGEILALQKRVLVVLNKASCKEPVEPLTLEEIAELCHASDDIEMIYKIITHMAANDRALIVEGSCGSPRSIKVFLGECNVDEMY; this comes from the exons ATGGCTTCTTCTGTCTCAGGTTTCTCGTTGAAGTTGAGCCATAAAAAGCCCACATTTTCCTCTTCGAAATCATCGTTTCAGAACCCATCTGTTGTGCGATGTCCGGTTGCTGATAGAACCAGTCGTTTCCGGCCGCAACAGGTGGCGCGTGAGATCCCTCCGACGACTCTCTCCAACTCATTAGGTAACGACGTTGTGTTATCGCCGAAATCAGAGATACAGGAGAAGCCCCGGCTGGAGAAAAAACCCCGGGAGTTGTGGAAAAGGTATGTTGATTGGCTTTACCAGCACAAGGAGCTGGGTCTGTACCTGGACGTCAGTCGAGTCGGATTCACGGATGAATTCTTCCGTGAAATAGAGCCCCGATTGCAAAAGGCGTTCAAAGATATGGAGGAGCTCGAAAAGGGCTCCATTGCCAACCCAGATGAGGGTAGAATGGTGGGTCATTATTGGTTGAGGAATTCGAAGCTAGCACCCAAAGTTTTCTTGGCTCAGCAGATTGAAAAAACTTTAGACAAGATCTATGATTTCGCTGAGAAAGTCATCAGCGGTAAG ATTAGGCCTCCTCAGAAAGGTAATTTTACTCAAATTCTTTCCATTGGGATTGGTGGTTCAGCTCTTGGACCCCAATTTGTTGCAGAGGCATTGGCTCCTGACAATCCTCCTCTTAAG ATAAGATTCATTGACAACACAGATCCAGCTGGAATTGATCATCAAATCGCGCAACTAGGGTCAGAGCTAGTATCAACACTTGTCATCGTGGTTTCAAAG AGTGGAGGCACGCCCGAAACAAGAAACGGTCTACTTGAGGTTCAGAAAGCCTTCCGTGAATCTGGCCTGGATTTTGCAAAACAG GGAGTTGCAATTACTCAGGAGAATTCATTGCTCGATAACACAGCTCGGATTGAGGGTTGGTTAGCAAGATTTCCAATGTTTGACTGGGTGGGAGGTAGAACATCAGAAATGTCTGCTGTTGGTTTACTTGCAGCTGCACTTCAG GGAATTGATATCAAAGAAATGCTTGCCGGTGCAGCATTGATGGATGAAGCAAATAGGACCTCACTG GTTAGAAATAATCCTGCAGCACTTCTAGCGTTATGTTGGTACTGGGCTACTGATGGAGTAGGATCTAAG GATATGGTTGTCCTTCCTTACAAGGACAGTCTGTTGTTGTTCAGTCGTTATTTGCAGCAGCTAGTCATGGAATCTCTTGGAAAAGAGTTTGACCTCGATGGTAACAGG GTAAATCAAGGGATAACTGTCTATGGAAACAAAGGGAGCACTGATCAACATGC TTACATTCAACAGCTCAGAGATGGTGTCCACAACTTTTTTGTAACATTCATCGAAGTTCTACGAGACAGGCCGCCAGGTCATGATTGGGAGCTTGAGCCGGGCGTCACCTGCGGTGACTACCTGTTTGGATTTTTACAG GGAACAAGATCTGCTTTATATTCCAATGATCGGGAGTCTATCACGGTAACAGTGCAAGAAGTGACACCTAGATCTGTTGGAGCTCTAGTAGCACTCTACGAACGAGCAGTTGGGATTTATGCCTCACTGGTCAATATTAATGCATATCATCAACCAG GGGTGGAAGCTGGCAAGAAGGCAGCTGGAGAAATTTTAGCTCTTCAAAAGCGGGTTCTTGTGGTACTGAATAAAGCTAG CTGTAAAGAACCGGTTGAACCATTAACTCTCGAAGAAATAGCTGAACTTTGTCATGCCTCTGATGAT ATTGAAATGATTTATAAGATTATCACGCACATGGCTGCAAATGACAGAGCTCTCATTGTTGAAGGTAGTTGTGGTTCACCGAGAAGCATCAAGGTTTTCTTGGGGGAGTGCAATGTTGATGAGATGTACTAG